attaaaaaaaacatgcGGTACAAAACctttaaaagttaattgaaCAAAAGTAGGAGAACTGGGTATTATAGTCTATTGCCCAAGTCCACAACACAatgatataaaaagaaaatgttatttcaaaatattttcttctgggCCGAAAAGTATACTTCTAGAAACCACCGAAATTGCACTAATTCCTCGATGGGTTCAAGAAAATCCTttgcataaaataatttctatttcGGACTGGTTATTTCCACTAGAACCAAACCACCACAATATTCACGGACTAATTAGATTACATTTGAGATGACACTTGTCCTTGTCGCACACGTTTGTCATGTATTTCAAAGTCACAGACAGTTACtttgatttagtttttttatcattaaaactttaaaaacatAATGACGGTACATGGAGGTCCACGTCATACGGCAAGGCCCAAAACGTGTAAAGCGTGACAATCCGGAATCTCGATACGGTCACCTTTTGGTGAGGCCGTTTCTATTGGATGTGCGACACGCGGCATTTCATCACTTGATGATGCTtcagatattaaaatttggaTGGACCCcgccattttcaattttttttcctttttaaagaatttttttttttttacatgatTCTGTATTTGCATTTCATTTGCATTTGCATTTGGATTTGGATTCAAATTTCTGTCCAGctacaacataaaaaataaaaaataaaatagaaaagaagcAAGAAAGAAAGCTGTAGTCGCAAATTGTATTGGCTTTTGGTTCATAAAGCTGGCCTTTTTGACCCAACAAAAACACATGAAAGGAGACCAAACCAAAAGTCCTtgaatttctctctctttataattacaatattatagcTTTGTAATTGTAGGCATTGTGTTGAAAATAAAGCTCAAACCTTTTAAGGCCTGCTAATTGCCAAGCCGAAGTGCAGTttggaaattctttttttttcccttcgcCAACTTAAAGGTGAGTTTTTATGTGATGATATTATTGCATGGTGACGGTTTCTGTTTGTTTGCTGAGAAAATGTGAGAAAAGAATGGATTTTGAGATGGTGGGGTGTTGTATATTGGTGGGAATTTCAAGACAAAGCAACAGTTTTGTTGGTGGGGAGTTGAGTTTAGTTATTTCTTGTGTGATAGAACCTAATAAGAAGGTCTGTCATGTTGTTATGTTTGTTAAGTTCTGCAACTGATTCTGTTTCAGTTTAGGTGTTTATTTTGTGGCTAccaaattatgttttaatgGTTAGTTAaagattgttaattatttttacctccaaatttaattcttgTAACATGGTTTAGTTTTAGTTTCTTCTTGTATGATTTTAAtggcattaatttttcatttgtgcTGCCCCATGGCCATCTCtttgtttgttattatcaGTTCTTGTTattcttttactatttttttttttttttggttcctTCTTTACTTATAATTCTTGCCATAAGCTGTCGTGTCACTTGTCCATGTTTCTCATTCTTGTAGTTGTAATAGCATTTGTAAATATGGTTTCTGTTATTATTTTGCAGAGAGGTGAAACTTTTAATTGGAGGTCTGAGAAGAAAGAGATTTCCATGTGCAGTGGTTTAAAGAGGAAACCAACACAAACGGGTTTCATCATGGATACTGATTCTCAGAAGCAAGATGGTTtgtgttataatttttcaattttgcttGAACTGACTGCCTCAGATGATTTAGATGGGTTTAGAAAGGCAATTGAAGAAGATGGTCATGATATTGATGAGTCGGGTTTGTGGTATGGTAGGATTATTGGTTCGAGAAAGATGGGGTTTGAGGAAAGAACGCCCCTCATGATTGCTTCTATGTTTGGAAGCAAAGATGTGGTTAGTTATGTCATTAAATCTGGCCATGTTGATGTTAATAGGGCTTGTGGTTCGGATGGGGTCACGGCTTTGCACTGTGCTGCATCCGGTGGCTCTGCTAATTCAGTTGAAGTTGTCAAACTCTTGCTTGATGCTTCTGCTGACGTCAATTCTGTTGATGCTTATGGAAACCGGCCTGCCGATTTGATTGCCAAGAATTGTAATTTGGGTTTCAATTCAAGGAAGAAGGTTTTGCAGGCTTTGTTGAAAGGCAGTGGTACTGGTTGTGTTGAAGAAATCGACAATCTGTGTGATCAAGTAGTTTATAAAATGGAGGAGCAAGAACAGCCAGAGATTTCAACACCTCGGGTATTGAAAGATGGAGCTGAGAAGAAAGAGTATCCAGTTGATCTCACTCTTCCAGATATTAAGAATGGGATATACGGGACAGACGAATTTCGGATGTATACTTTCAAGGTCAAGCCTTGCTCAAGAGCTTACTCACATGATTGGACAGAGTGCCCATTTGTTCATCCTGGGGAGAACGCTAGGCGTCGTGATCCTAGGAAGTACCATTATAGCTGTGTCCCATGTCCTGAGTTTCGAAAAGGTTCATGTAGGCAGGGGGATGCCTGTGAATATGCACATGGTATTTTTGAGTGCTGGCTTCACCCCGCTCAGTATCGGACCCGTCTATGCAAGGATGAGACTAACTGCAACAGGAGGGTGTGTTTCTTTGCCCACAAGCCTGAAGAGCTCCGTCCCTTGTATGCCTCAACAGGTTCAGCAGTACCTTCCCCAAGATCATTCTCGGCAAATGGTTCTTCTTTCGACATGTTGTCAATAAGCCCGCTTGCTCTTGGTTCTCCATCAGCTATGATACCACCTACTTCAACACCTCCCTTGACTCCCTCTGGGGCCTCGTCTCCTATGGGTGGAACCATGTGGAACCAGCCTAATATTGCCCCTCCTACATTGCAGCTTCCTGGTAGCAGGCTGAAATCTGCACGTAATGCTAGAGACATGGAATTTGACATGGAATTACTCGGGCTAGAAAATCGACGTAGACAACAACAGTTAATTGATGAGATATCAAGTCTCTCGTCACCATCTGGCTGGGCCAATTCCTTGTCTTCGGCAGCACCCTTTTCTTCCTCTGCTGATCGAACTGGGGATATGAATAGGATTGGTGGAGTGAAACCAACTAACCTTGATGATATTTTTGGATCTCTTAATCCTACACTTATGCCTCAATTGCAGGGAACCTCATTGGATGCATCGGCATCCCAGTTGCAGAGTCCTACAGGCATCCAAATGCGACAGAACATGAACCAGCAGCTTCGCTCTAGCTACCCTGCATCTTCCTCTCCTGTGAGACCATCTCAATCCTTTGGGATTGATACCTCTGGGGCCATTGCAGCTGCAGTTTTGAGTTCTAGATCAGCTGCCTTTGCAAAGCGGAGTCAGAGCTTCATCGAGCGAAATACTGTCAGTCGTCATTCTGGGTTTTCTTCACCAGATTCAACAGCTGCTGTAATGCCCTCTAACCTGGCTGATTGGGGTTCCCCTGATGGTAAGTTGGACTGGGGCGTCCAGCGAGAGGATCTGAACAAGCTGCGGAAATCTGCATCTTTTGGTATTAGAAGCAATGGTGGCAGTGTGGCAACATCTGAAACCTCAACACCAGCAACTGCGGATGAGCCTGATGTGTCTTGGGTTCAGTCCCTGGTCAGGGACAGCCCATCCATAAGGTCTGGTCAATTTGGCTTTGAGGAGCAGCAGTGTCATCTTAACTCTGGGGGTTCAGAGATGCTTCCAGCTTGGGTGGAGCAATTGTACATGGAGCAGGAGCAGTTGGTGGCCTAGTACCAAACTTAGCCCCTATATAgttataaatttaacttttaactagattttgccattttttgaattgttattAGTAATCATCAGCTGTAAGTGAAAGGAAACGGTGAAGGAAAAGAAGTATAGCCCAATGGAGAAAACAAGTCGAGCAGTATCTAAGGTATTGCTCAAACTGCTGTTAGGTTAAGAATAATAGTTTACTTATTGTCCTTGTCATTTGTTCATCGTTTTTGTTTGAGTTCTCCAATTCATCTCAAGTGGGAAGATGCGGTAAAGAATGATCTTTCTGCTGAAGAGAGTAGGGAGGCAGATTAGTTCGAACTGCGTGAGATCAATCATTTCAATCTGAAAAAGGGGGAGAGGCATACAGATTTATTGGTTTATTGTTCATTATGATATGTATCAAAAGTTGTACAAGTAAACAAcgtaataaaattagttcaGTATTAATGTCTCTTTGCGGCCCCCcaccccccctccccccctcCTCTTCCCCTGTGTTTGTATCATTGAATTAGTATTGCTTTTATGTTCCTGATAAAAAACGGCCCaactctttgttttttttttcctgggTACGTGTACTCAGCTTCTAAATTCTAGGCATTAGCCATTAGGATATTGTACCGCATTGTCCTTGTGACAATTTAGAATTGCCCTGCGGCATGCAGCATATAACGCAATATCATTAGATGAGTATATTACTGCAAAGATGTTTTAGACTTCTAGATTGGATGTAATTTTGGAGCTTTCAGTCATTGCAATTAAGTACctctacttttcttttttaacctttcTTTAATTGTCATCCACCTGTCTTCTTTTGGGATTCTGCATTTTGCTTTCGGCAAGGAAAAGTTGATGGTGAGATTCGTGGATTCCCATTCCACGATTCTCAAATTGGATGACTGTTGAGCACTAGACAAAAGCAGCCTCGCTCATGTTTAACTTATTTTGTGTCTTTTGATCAACCTTTTTCTGTTCGGTAAATTTAAGTGGCATGAGCACTAGAAGAAGAAAGGTGAAAATAAGAGGCTATCAGCCTATCCTTTAGATGACGCGTGTCCTGTAATGTTTTTGGTCTTCAGTCGCCATCTATCACCTATTGCTGCAGAAACCTAAAGCTTAATAGAGTAAAATTAGCTTACGATGACTTTATGTTACAATGGTTTCAACTTATCTCTTAATCTAAGATGTGAACGCAAAACTTTGGAAGTGTAGGGCGCTCTCTTGACGGCCGCCATCGCGTGCCGGCTTGCCTATGAAGAAAGGATGATAATGCTATTCTATTGGTATGATGTTGGTTGCTTAAATACCAGAggataaaacaattaaataatatgcaACATCCTTCCAAGTTTGCCGgttgaaaaatattcttatttcCTCAAATTTTGGCTTAGTCAAGTTTGACTTGGCATATTAAATTGCTTCTCAGTTCTCAGGGTGAAAACACAGAGAATTTGTCATACACGCCGGTTTCTAGATATTACATTGGTGGTTAATAAACACTTGTAATCTCAATATTTCTTCATCGGAAAGAAAGTGGCAGCTAAAGATCCGGCAGGTGCTTTTGAATATTGTCGTTTTCAACATAACCTTCCATTATTTGGTAATATAGAAGGAGGATGGATACCTTATCCCAATACCAATGCCTAATATGATAGTATGCAttgaagaatcatcaaaatgagaaattttttttttgctagtGGGTCTATTGATTATACAGCTAAacaagaaatgaaattaaaaagggGTTCAAACGTTGTTTTCTTTAGTTAATGGTTATGCCAAAAATTTACAGAGGAAGTCCTACCATAAGTTAAAGTACCAGCTCATGCAATAATCGTTCAAGAATTTGAGACTCAAAATCTGCAAAAATGTCTTCAAAGTCTTGATGCCTCAAAAAGTTGCCTCTGGCTGGCCAATTTGAATCAAGAATCTCGGCTTCAACCATCTTGCAAATTTGATCACACGTGTTTATGTAATCTTGGTTGCGGCaatctttctttcttgatcCCACGCATTTGCCTTCAGCTTTCTTTCTCTTCGGATCATCAAGAATCATCAAATTGTCGTCATTACGCTGTTGCGATTGGCACTCATTACGTTCAGGCTCTGGTGATAATTTCCTTCTCGAATTTGAATCCATCACTGAATCTGAAACAAGATTAATTTTGTGTAATGAAACGCTTAATTGAAATGAATACGAGCACTTGATGCcaaagtgaaaagaaaaatgaaaaggggCACTAACCTGCCGAAGTGGTAACTTCGTGATCTATAATGAATTGATCAAAATCAAGAACCGAAACAGGGCTTGATTCTTCTGAGCTGCATTCAAGTTCCACATTTGTAagtttcatcttcttcttcttcttccttgaCTTGGCTCCATGACAAGACACTTGTTTACGAATGTTTGGTGTTGAAAACTCCAAAAAATCCGAGCTTTGCTTCAATTC
This window of the Citrus sinensis cultivar Valencia sweet orange chromosome 8, DVS_A1.0, whole genome shotgun sequence genome carries:
- the LOC102625565 gene encoding zinc finger CCCH domain-containing protein 66 isoform X1; protein product: MVTVSVCLLRKCEKRMDFEMVGCCILVGISRQSNSFVGGELSLVISCVIEPNKKRGETFNWRSEKKEISMCSGLKRKPTQTGFIMDTDSQKQDGLCYNFSILLELTASDDLDGFRKAIEEDGHDIDESGLWYGRIIGSRKMGFEERTPLMIASMFGSKDVVSYVIKSGHVDVNRACGSDGVTALHCAASGGSANSVEVVKLLLDASADVNSVDAYGNRPADLIAKNCNLGFNSRKKVLQALLKGSGTGCVEEIDNLCDQVVYKMEEQEQPEISTPRVLKDGAEKKEYPVDLTLPDIKNGIYGTDEFRMYTFKVKPCSRAYSHDWTECPFVHPGENARRRDPRKYHYSCVPCPEFRKGSCRQGDACEYAHGIFECWLHPAQYRTRLCKDETNCNRRVCFFAHKPEELRPLYASTGSAVPSPRSFSANGSSFDMLSISPLALGSPSAMIPPTSTPPLTPSGASSPMGGTMWNQPNIAPPTLQLPGSRLKSARNARDMEFDMELLGLENRRRQQQLIDEISSLSSPSGWANSLSSAAPFSSSADRTGDMNRIGGVKPTNLDDIFGSLNPTLMPQLQGTSLDASASQLQSPTGIQMRQNMNQQLRSSYPASSSPVRPSQSFGIDTSGAIAAAVLSSRSAAFAKRSQSFIERNTVSRHSGFSSPDSTAAVMPSNLADWGSPDGKLDWGVQREDLNKLRKSASFGIRSNGGSVATSETSTPATADEPDVSWVQSLVRDSPSIRSGQFGFEEQQCHLNSGGSEMLPAWVEQLYMEQEQLVA
- the LOC102625565 gene encoding zinc finger CCCH domain-containing protein 66 isoform X2; the encoded protein is MCSGLKRKPTQTGFIMDTDSQKQDGLCYNFSILLELTASDDLDGFRKAIEEDGHDIDESGLWYGRIIGSRKMGFEERTPLMIASMFGSKDVVSYVIKSGHVDVNRACGSDGVTALHCAASGGSANSVEVVKLLLDASADVNSVDAYGNRPADLIAKNCNLGFNSRKKVLQALLKGSGTGCVEEIDNLCDQVVYKMEEQEQPEISTPRVLKDGAEKKEYPVDLTLPDIKNGIYGTDEFRMYTFKVKPCSRAYSHDWTECPFVHPGENARRRDPRKYHYSCVPCPEFRKGSCRQGDACEYAHGIFECWLHPAQYRTRLCKDETNCNRRVCFFAHKPEELRPLYASTGSAVPSPRSFSANGSSFDMLSISPLALGSPSAMIPPTSTPPLTPSGASSPMGGTMWNQPNIAPPTLQLPGSRLKSARNARDMEFDMELLGLENRRRQQQLIDEISSLSSPSGWANSLSSAAPFSSSADRTGDMNRIGGVKPTNLDDIFGSLNPTLMPQLQGTSLDASASQLQSPTGIQMRQNMNQQLRSSYPASSSPVRPSQSFGIDTSGAIAAAVLSSRSAAFAKRSQSFIERNTVSRHSGFSSPDSTAAVMPSNLADWGSPDGKLDWGVQREDLNKLRKSASFGIRSNGGSVATSETSTPATADEPDVSWVQSLVRDSPSIRSGQFGFEEQQCHLNSGGSEMLPAWVEQLYMEQEQLVA
- the LOC102626058 gene encoding uncharacterized protein LOC102626058, with the protein product MSSSPSSSSSASSSSTSTTVRRLAGILRRMLCSRSLPTHPTDHITESVSSIAAACDDKAAPSVVAKLMGLDSMPSVIIATPTSITRSRSMNSIDYCKGICNDHDRLQAERRRVKGTLSFRDMPMPTFFELEDEDFFVLSFEKGSDHKKEKRLKEKIREKGFGELKQSSDFLEFSTPNIRKQVSCHGAKSRKKKKKMKLTNVELECSSEESSPVSVLDFDQFIIDHEVTTSADSVMDSNSRRKLSPEPERNECQSQQRNDDNLMILDDPKRKKAEGKCVGSRKKDCRNQDYINTCDQICKMVEAEILDSNWPARGNFLRHQDFEDIFADFESQILERLLHELVL